The Hymenobacter baengnokdamensis genome includes a region encoding these proteins:
- a CDS encoding alpha/beta fold hydrolase, with amino-acid sequence MHEEYRRFYSQHLGVDMEMLVVGDYGYPVIIFPTSNGRYFEARDFHLTDSVRWFVENRLLKLICIDSGDKWSWYAKHLHPGTRVHNHGLYDRMITDELVPRFQQECQVDKVGVAGCSLGGYQALNFAFRHPDQVAHLFSMGASFDIRMFLDGHYDEQAYFHNPPDYMPDAQNADFYKMNIILGTAEHDFCKEANYRMSDILARKGIAHRLDVRPYGTHDWPVWRDMFPDYVSSIF; translated from the coding sequence TTGCACGAAGAATACCGCCGCTTTTATTCCCAGCATTTGGGCGTTGACATGGAAATGCTGGTCGTGGGCGACTACGGCTACCCGGTTATTATTTTCCCGACTTCCAACGGCCGCTACTTCGAGGCCCGCGACTTTCACCTCACCGACTCGGTACGCTGGTTTGTGGAAAACCGGCTGCTCAAGCTCATCTGTATCGACAGCGGCGACAAGTGGAGCTGGTACGCCAAGCACTTGCACCCCGGCACCCGCGTGCACAATCACGGCCTCTACGACCGCATGATAACCGACGAGCTGGTGCCGCGCTTCCAGCAGGAGTGCCAGGTAGATAAGGTAGGCGTAGCCGGCTGCTCCTTAGGCGGTTATCAGGCCCTAAACTTCGCCTTTCGCCATCCCGACCAGGTAGCGCATCTTTTCTCGATGGGGGCTTCGTTCGACATTCGGATGTTTCTGGACGGGCACTACGACGAGCAGGCCTATTTCCACAATCCGCCCGATTATATGCCTGATGCGCAGAATGCTGACTTCTATAAAATGAACATCATTCTGGGTACTGCCGAGCACGACTTCTGCAAAGAGGCCAATTACCGGATGTCGGATATTCTGGCCCGCAAAGGCATTGCGCACCGCCTCGACGTGCGCCCCTACGGCACCCACGACTGGCCCGTGTGGCGCGATATGTTTCCGGACTATGTATCCTCTATCTTTTAA
- a CDS encoding ATP-grasp domain-containing protein, which translates to MKKIGILFGQENTFPQAFVDRVNQKAVDGITAEFVRIEEVEQAVATDYAVIIDRISQDVPFYRAFLKNAALTGTAVINNPFWWSADEKFFNNALAVQLGVPVPKTLLLPSKARPDDTSENSFRNLAMFDWHKAFEKIGFPAFMKPHAGGGWKSVYKVDNPEEAWRAYDETGQLVMLYQEAIDFDDYFRCYCLGGKDVLIMPYEPRNAPHQRYQTEMKTQGEAGEKLLATIRDYVLRLCQGLGYDFNTVEFAVRDGIPIAIDFGNPAPDADINSVGAENFEWVVEHAANLAIARAQAQRPGQDNLTWGTFVQKSARQQSAFPATKGPVEVGTAVHETNDLGTNPPKAAKKATTSTKPAASGIVAPAGEVPKPTAAPKAASSGAKPKKPTTKKS; encoded by the coding sequence ATGAAAAAAATCGGCATCTTGTTCGGCCAGGAAAATACCTTTCCCCAGGCTTTTGTAGACCGCGTCAACCAGAAGGCCGTTGATGGCATCACGGCCGAGTTTGTCCGGATTGAGGAGGTCGAGCAGGCCGTAGCCACCGACTACGCGGTTATTATTGACCGCATTTCGCAGGACGTGCCCTTTTACCGCGCCTTCCTCAAAAATGCTGCCCTCACGGGCACTGCGGTGATTAACAACCCCTTCTGGTGGAGCGCCGACGAGAAGTTCTTCAACAATGCCCTGGCCGTGCAGCTTGGCGTGCCGGTGCCCAAAACCCTGTTGCTGCCCAGCAAAGCCCGCCCCGACGATACGAGCGAAAACTCGTTTCGTAATCTGGCGATGTTCGACTGGCATAAGGCCTTCGAAAAAATTGGCTTCCCGGCTTTTATGAAGCCCCACGCCGGGGGTGGCTGGAAGAGCGTGTACAAGGTTGATAACCCCGAGGAAGCGTGGCGCGCCTACGACGAAACCGGCCAGCTCGTGATGCTGTACCAGGAGGCTATCGACTTCGACGACTACTTCCGCTGCTACTGCCTCGGCGGCAAAGACGTGCTCATTATGCCTTATGAGCCGCGCAATGCCCCTCATCAGCGCTACCAGACGGAAATGAAAACCCAGGGCGAGGCCGGCGAAAAGCTGCTTGCTACTATCCGAGACTATGTGCTGCGCTTGTGTCAGGGCCTGGGCTATGACTTTAACACCGTGGAATTTGCCGTGCGTGACGGTATTCCGATTGCCATCGATTTTGGCAACCCCGCTCCCGATGCCGACATCAACTCGGTTGGCGCCGAAAACTTTGAGTGGGTGGTAGAGCACGCGGCCAACCTGGCCATTGCGCGCGCCCAGGCCCAGCGGCCGGGCCAGGACAACCTGACCTGGGGCACGTTTGTGCAGAAATCGGCCCGGCAGCAATCTGCCTTCCCGGCTACGAAAGGTCCAGTAGAGGTTGGGACTGCGGTGCACGAAACCAACGACTTAGGCACCAATCCACCCAAGGCCGCTAAAAAAGCGACCACTTCTACCAAACCAGCAGCCTCCGGCATTGTAGCCCCCGCCGGTGAAGTGCCCAAGCCAACTGCTGCTCCTAAAGCCGCCAGCTCAGGCGCTAAGCCCAAAAAACCAACAACTAAAAAATCGTAA
- a CDS encoding carboxylate-amine ligase, with the protein MSRPVFTLGIEEEFQTIDPTTRDLRSHMSKIVEDGKITLHEQVKAEMHESVVEVGTVICKNIEEARTEVLHLRRQVVELADRVGLKIAAAGTHPFSRWQDQPITPDARYDKIVEELQEAARSNLVFGMHVHIGIENRDLGVYMMNALRYFLPHLFALSTNSPFWEGRETGYKSFRTKVFERFPRTGIPDYFSSASEYDEFIALLIKTGCIDNGKKIWWDLRLHPFFDTIEYRICDMMMRPDETIAVAAVMQALVAKIYKLKCQNLNFRLYRSSLIKENKWRAARYGIDGQLIDFGTEEEKPARQLILELLDFVDDVLDELGSRHEVEYILKMLEMGTGADRQLAVFQQTGDLTKVVDYILSETIYGL; encoded by the coding sequence ATGTCCCGCCCCGTTTTCACCCTCGGCATCGAGGAAGAGTTTCAAACCATCGACCCCACGACGCGCGACCTGCGCTCGCATATGTCGAAGATTGTGGAGGACGGCAAGATTACGCTCCACGAGCAGGTGAAGGCCGAAATGCACGAGTCGGTAGTGGAAGTAGGAACGGTTATCTGTAAAAATATTGAGGAGGCCCGCACCGAAGTACTGCACCTGCGCCGCCAGGTAGTGGAGCTGGCCGACCGCGTGGGGCTGAAAATAGCGGCGGCGGGTACGCACCCCTTTTCGCGCTGGCAAGACCAGCCTATTACGCCCGACGCCCGCTACGACAAAATAGTGGAAGAATTGCAGGAGGCTGCCCGCTCGAATCTGGTTTTTGGAATGCACGTCCACATTGGTATCGAAAACCGTGATTTGGGCGTGTATATGATGAATGCGCTGCGATATTTTTTACCCCACCTGTTTGCGCTCAGTACCAACTCTCCTTTCTGGGAAGGCCGCGAAACAGGTTATAAGTCATTCAGAACTAAAGTATTCGAGCGGTTTCCGCGCACTGGCATTCCCGATTATTTCAGCAGTGCATCTGAATACGACGAGTTTATTGCGCTGCTTATCAAAACTGGCTGCATTGATAACGGCAAGAAAATATGGTGGGATTTACGGCTACACCCATTTTTCGACACCATCGAATATCGCATCTGTGATATGATGATGCGGCCTGACGAAACTATTGCGGTAGCAGCCGTGATGCAGGCCCTGGTAGCCAAGATTTACAAGCTTAAGTGCCAGAACCTGAACTTCCGGCTTTACCGCAGCTCGCTCATCAAGGAAAATAAATGGCGGGCTGCCCGGTATGGTATTGATGGCCAGCTAATTGATTTTGGTACTGAAGAAGAGAAGCCGGCTCGCCAGCTTATCTTGGAATTACTCGATTTTGTGGATGACGTGCTCGACGAGCTGGGTAGCCGCCACGAGGTGGAATATATTCTTAAAATGCTTGAGATGGGCACCGGTGCCGACCGCCAGCTCGCCGTATTTCAGCAGACCGGCGACCTGACCAAAGTAGTGGATTATATCCTGAGCGAAACGATTTATGGGCTGTAA
- a CDS encoding type 1 glutamine amidotransferase — MPTIRIALLDMYNNFPNEGMRCIRQLLQQAEAANHVRFEVDTFNVRATAELPDLEYDIYISTGGPGSPLPSNEPWEPRYFDFIDALFAYNATAERKKHVLLICHSFQLVSRHLGLGEISKRKSTSFGVLPVHLTPAGHADPIFAQLPEPFYAVDSRDYQLTDLLPERLRELGVDVLCLEKERPHVPLARAIMALRFSPEILGTQFHPEADGEGMLRYMRTDERKQQVITAYGEEKYHEMVRLLATPEAIALTEATIVPSFLRRALAATSEPVLA; from the coding sequence ATGCCTACCATAAGAATCGCCCTGCTAGATATGTATAATAATTTCCCGAATGAGGGAATGCGTTGTATTCGCCAGCTATTACAACAAGCCGAAGCCGCTAATCATGTCCGTTTTGAGGTCGATACCTTCAACGTTCGGGCAACTGCCGAACTACCTGACCTCGAATATGATATCTATATTTCTACAGGCGGGCCCGGCAGTCCGCTGCCATCGAATGAGCCGTGGGAGCCGCGCTACTTCGATTTTATTGATGCCTTATTTGCGTATAATGCTACGGCCGAGCGCAAGAAGCACGTATTATTAATCTGTCATTCCTTTCAGCTGGTAAGCCGGCACCTGGGGCTGGGAGAAATCAGCAAGCGTAAGTCTACCTCTTTCGGCGTGTTGCCTGTGCACCTGACGCCGGCCGGCCACGCCGACCCCATTTTTGCCCAGCTGCCGGAGCCTTTTTACGCGGTTGACTCCCGCGATTATCAGCTTACCGATTTGCTGCCCGAGCGCCTGCGCGAGCTGGGCGTAGACGTGCTGTGCCTCGAAAAGGAGCGGCCCCACGTTCCGTTGGCGCGCGCCATTATGGCGCTGCGATTTTCACCCGAGATACTCGGTACGCAGTTTCATCCGGAGGCTGATGGGGAAGGCATGCTGCGCTACATGCGCACCGACGAGCGTAAGCAGCAGGTTATCACAGCGTATGGCGAAGAAAAATACCACGAGATGGTGCGCCTGCTGGCTACTCCCGAGGCCATTGCGCTAACTGAGGCGACGATAGTGCCCTCTTTTTTACGGCGGGCCCTGGCAGCCACTAGCGAGCCTGTACTTGCCTGA
- a CDS encoding LysM peptidoglycan-binding domain-containing protein, which translates to MIIRSLFFAGLFICSSAGWALEATPITTQQLTTGLISAIQGLKTLRVATELRERVGTSTTHDYTQMKLAFNPYRVYLKNQKGVEVLYVTGQNDNEAWVYPAAFPYITLSLNPAGTLMRKGQHHTVLQAGFSLIANLLGGPNGRGDNAFSQSFRYVGDTTIQGERGYILRSDYPQFRYIAYRVGKNESIESIATHFSCGEYRIIERNKLSADSKLSEGQVLQVPTAYGRRVLVTVEAKSYLPTSVTVYDDRGLYEKYMFSAIIANQPISPAEFSKGYKGYKL; encoded by the coding sequence GTGATTATCCGCTCCTTATTTTTTGCCGGCTTATTTATCTGCAGCTCAGCCGGCTGGGCGCTGGAGGCAACTCCTATTACCACGCAGCAGCTCACTACGGGGCTGATTTCGGCTATTCAGGGGCTCAAAACACTGCGCGTCGCTACTGAGCTGCGCGAGCGCGTCGGCACGAGTACAACGCACGACTACACCCAAATGAAGCTTGCCTTCAACCCCTATCGCGTATACCTGAAAAACCAGAAAGGGGTGGAAGTATTGTACGTAACCGGGCAGAACGACAATGAGGCCTGGGTGTATCCGGCCGCTTTCCCCTACATCACGCTGAGCCTTAACCCAGCTGGTACTTTAATGCGCAAAGGCCAGCACCACACGGTTTTGCAGGCCGGCTTTTCCTTAATTGCCAACCTGCTGGGTGGTCCCAATGGCCGGGGCGACAACGCGTTCAGCCAGTCGTTTCGCTATGTGGGCGATACTACCATCCAAGGGGAGCGCGGCTATATCTTGCGTTCCGACTACCCTCAGTTTCGCTATATTGCTTATCGGGTTGGCAAAAATGAAAGTATTGAATCGATAGCAACTCATTTCAGCTGCGGCGAATACCGGATTATCGAACGCAACAAGCTAAGTGCTGATAGCAAGCTCAGCGAGGGCCAGGTACTGCAAGTACCTACTGCCTATGGCCGGCGCGTATTAGTAACGGTAGAGGCAAAAAGCTACCTACCGACTTCCGTCACAGTATATGATGACCGCGGCTTATATGAGAAATATATGTTTTCTGCTATTATAGCCAACCAGCCAATTTCTCCGGCCGAGTTTAGCAAAGGCTACAAAGGCTATAAACTCTGA
- a CDS encoding SDR family oxidoreductase, translated as MTNSFAQPMLRDNALAGKTIIVTGGGTGLGRAMTTYFLQLGANVTITSRKLAVLEQTAVELRQQTGGRVLALACDVRKYDEVEAMLTRTYEEFGRVDVLLNNAAGNFISPTERLSHKAFDVIVDIVLRGSYNCTLAVGKRWIAEKQPGTILNIVTTYASVGSAYVVPSAAAKAGVLALTRSLAVEWAKYGIRSNAIAPGPFPTEGAWSRLFPEPLASKLDPAASVPLKRVGQYQELANLAAYLVSDFSAYVNGEVVTIDGGEWLNGAGEFNKLEMLTPDMWDTIEKTMRR; from the coding sequence ATGACAAATTCTTTTGCACAACCGATGCTGCGCGATAATGCGCTGGCTGGTAAAACCATCATTGTAACGGGTGGTGGAACAGGCTTGGGCAGGGCCATGACGACGTATTTTCTGCAATTAGGTGCCAATGTGACCATCACCAGCCGCAAACTCGCTGTATTGGAGCAAACAGCGGTCGAACTGCGCCAGCAGACGGGTGGGCGGGTACTGGCCCTGGCCTGCGATGTGCGCAAATACGATGAAGTAGAAGCAATGCTGACGCGCACGTATGAAGAGTTTGGGCGCGTTGATGTCTTGCTCAATAATGCTGCCGGAAATTTTATCAGTCCCACGGAGCGCCTCAGTCATAAGGCCTTCGATGTGATAGTCGATATTGTGCTACGGGGCTCCTACAACTGCACCCTGGCCGTAGGCAAGCGCTGGATAGCCGAAAAGCAGCCCGGCACCATCCTCAATATCGTGACTACCTATGCCTCCGTGGGCTCGGCTTACGTAGTGCCTTCGGCCGCCGCAAAGGCCGGGGTGCTGGCACTTACCCGCTCGCTGGCCGTGGAGTGGGCCAAGTACGGTATCCGCTCCAATGCGATTGCCCCCGGCCCGTTTCCTACGGAGGGCGCCTGGAGTCGCCTGTTTCCCGAACCGCTGGCCAGCAAGCTCGACCCCGCCGCTAGCGTGCCGCTCAAGCGCGTGGGCCAGTATCAGGAGCTGGCCAACCTGGCAGCGTACCTCGTGTCTGATTTCTCGGCCTACGTAAACGGCGAAGTCGTCACCATCGACGGGGGCGAGTGGCTCAACGGGGCCGGCGAGTTCAACAAGCTCGAAATGCTTACTCCCGATATGTGGGATACCATCGAGAAAACCATGCGCCGCTAG
- a CDS encoding NAD(P)-binding domain-containing protein, with the protein MSITTLINPVAESSTVAVLGCGWLGMPLAKKLLAQGHRVLGSTTTAEQVPLLAAAGIEPQLLQLGSSFTLADEASLTHWLSQADTLVLNVPPRAAVAGGYPTLLRPVHRAVAAARLKAVLFVSTTGVYPDEPRIMRETDAISTRDAASDVLRTEGHFVPRYGQWQSSVVRLGGLFGPDRAPGRFLAGRRDLPQGDAPTNLLHLTDAVGVLSTIIGQQIWGHTLNVCALQHPLRRDFYPAAAAYLGLEPPTFQATGSGGKTVDSSRLRALFPYTFQHDDVLAALPYC; encoded by the coding sequence ATGTCTATTACCACGCTTATCAATCCGGTAGCCGAGTCTTCTACGGTAGCCGTATTGGGCTGTGGCTGGCTGGGGATGCCGTTAGCAAAGAAGCTGTTAGCCCAGGGCCACCGGGTGCTGGGCTCAACCACTACTGCCGAGCAAGTGCCGCTACTGGCTGCCGCCGGCATCGAGCCTCAGCTGCTTCAGCTGGGCAGTAGCTTTACGCTGGCCGACGAGGCCAGCCTCACGCACTGGCTGTCGCAAGCCGATACGCTGGTCTTGAATGTACCGCCCCGCGCGGCGGTGGCTGGCGGGTACCCCACGCTGCTGCGCCCCGTGCACCGGGCAGTAGCCGCCGCACGCCTCAAGGCCGTTTTATTTGTCTCAACCACGGGGGTTTACCCCGACGAGCCCCGGATAATGCGCGAAACGGATGCTATCAGCACCCGCGATGCGGCGTCGGATGTGCTGCGCACCGAAGGGCATTTTGTGCCGCGCTATGGTCAGTGGCAAAGCTCGGTAGTGCGCCTGGGCGGCCTTTTTGGGCCCGACCGGGCACCGGGCCGCTTTCTGGCCGGCCGCCGCGACCTGCCGCAGGGCGACGCACCCACCAACCTGCTGCATCTCACCGATGCGGTAGGCGTGTTAAGCACCATTATTGGCCAGCAGATTTGGGGGCACACGCTTAATGTTTGCGCCCTGCAACACCCGCTGCGCCGCGACTTTTACCCCGCCGCCGCGGCCTATCTGGGTCTGGAGCCGCCAACCTTTCAGGCAACTGGCAGTGGGGGTAAAACCGTTGATTCCAGCCGGCTGCGCGCCCTGTTCCCCTACACGTTTCAGCACGACGATGTGCTGGCCGCCCTGCCCTATTGCTAG
- a CDS encoding BaiN/RdsA family NAD(P)/FAD-dependent oxidoreductase, whose protein sequence is MPSSLAAAPTQPEVVAVLGGGAAGFFGAIACAEANPQLTVLLLEKSPKLLGKVRISGGGRCNVTHACESAAQLVQHYPRGGRQLKEAFRRFGVPDTIAWFAQRGVALKTEADGRMFPTTDSSETIVRALEDAARRAGVRVLTRTAVEQIRPLAAGGFTLTFSEVNPLLGKELHVSRLLVATGGNPKPAAYDWLRELGHTIAEPVPSLFTFNVPTSPLRELPGVSVPQARVVLAGEKLQYEGPLLVTHWGVSGPAVLKLSAWGARRLHELGYHGTALVSWVPIHTDETLRPWAQEFRLENGKKQVAAHPQFGLPARLWRTLAAEAGIGPETRWSDLPAKAQNRLLELLLRTPLQVQGKTTHKDEFVTCGGVPLSEVSLTTLESRRVPGLYFAGEVLDIDGITGGFNFQAAWTTGFLAGQAIARPTKG, encoded by the coding sequence ATGCCTTCGTCTCTTGCCGCTGCCCCAACCCAGCCTGAAGTAGTGGCGGTGCTGGGCGGAGGAGCCGCCGGCTTTTTCGGCGCCATTGCCTGCGCCGAGGCCAATCCGCAGCTAACGGTTCTGCTGCTGGAAAAAAGCCCGAAGCTGCTGGGCAAGGTGCGCATCTCGGGGGGCGGGCGCTGCAACGTAACCCACGCCTGCGAGTCGGCCGCGCAGCTGGTGCAGCACTACCCGCGCGGCGGCCGGCAGCTAAAAGAAGCATTCCGCCGGTTTGGGGTACCCGACACCATTGCCTGGTTTGCGCAGCGCGGCGTAGCGCTCAAAACCGAGGCCGATGGCCGCATGTTTCCAACCACCGACAGCAGCGAAACCATCGTCCGCGCGCTGGAAGATGCCGCCCGGCGGGCCGGAGTACGGGTACTCACGCGCACCGCCGTTGAGCAAATCAGGCCTTTGGCGGCGGGAGGCTTTACGCTGACATTCAGCGAAGTAAACCCGCTCCTGGGCAAGGAGCTGCACGTAAGCCGGCTACTGGTAGCCACGGGCGGCAACCCAAAACCGGCGGCCTACGACTGGCTGCGTGAGCTGGGCCACACCATTGCCGAGCCAGTGCCCTCGCTCTTTACCTTCAACGTGCCTACCTCGCCCCTGCGCGAGCTGCCGGGCGTCAGCGTACCTCAGGCGCGGGTAGTGCTGGCGGGTGAAAAGCTGCAATACGAAGGCCCGCTGCTGGTAACGCACTGGGGCGTGAGCGGGCCGGCCGTGCTCAAGCTCTCGGCCTGGGGTGCCCGCCGCCTGCACGAACTGGGCTACCACGGCACGGCGCTGGTAAGCTGGGTGCCCATTCACACCGATGAAACCCTGCGGCCCTGGGCCCAGGAATTTCGGCTTGAAAACGGCAAAAAGCAGGTGGCCGCTCATCCGCAGTTTGGCCTGCCCGCCCGGCTATGGCGCACGCTGGCAGCCGAAGCCGGCATCGGGCCCGAAACCCGCTGGAGCGACTTGCCAGCTAAGGCCCAAAACCGCCTGCTGGAGCTGTTGCTGCGCACGCCGTTGCAGGTGCAGGGCAAAACCACGCACAAAGACGAGTTTGTGACCTGCGGGGGCGTTCCGCTCAGCGAAGTAAGCCTGACTACCCTGGAAAGCCGCCGCGTGCCCGGACTCTATTTTGCCGGCGAAGTACTTGACATAGATGGCATTACCGGCGGGTTTAATTTTCAAGCGGCCTGGACGACCGGTTTCCTGGCAGGGCAGGCGATTGCCAGGCCGACTAAGGGGTAG
- a CDS encoding PA2169 family four-helix-bundle protein, whose protein sequence is MEAKATQALLNELVETLKDGQKGYSDAMTDVEDTKLKDTFKKYAAQRASYVTEIEDQMFKLDLKPDESASVTGTVHRAWINLKSALTSKDNHAVLAECERGEDYAKKAYETALKAQDLPSALHTVLTKQAAGVKQAHDEIKALRDATK, encoded by the coding sequence ATGGAAGCCAAAGCCACTCAAGCCCTGCTCAACGAACTCGTAGAAACCCTTAAGGATGGCCAGAAAGGCTATTCGGATGCGATGACCGATGTGGAGGACACCAAGCTGAAAGACACGTTTAAAAAATATGCCGCCCAGCGCGCCAGCTATGTCACGGAGATTGAAGACCAGATGTTTAAGCTGGACCTTAAGCCCGACGAAAGCGCCTCAGTGACCGGCACCGTACACCGCGCCTGGATTAATTTAAAATCGGCGCTTACCAGCAAAGACAACCACGCCGTTCTTGCTGAGTGTGAGCGCGGCGAAGACTACGCTAAAAAAGCCTACGAAACTGCCCTTAAGGCACAAGACCTGCCCAGCGCCCTGCACACGGTACTGACCAAGCAGGCCGCTGGCGTAAAGCAGGCGCACGATGAGATTAAAGCGCTGCGCGACGCTACTAAGTAG
- a CDS encoding VIT1/CCC1 transporter family protein, whose product MNPITAPAAEKHLTSSAILQDIVIGLSDGLTVPFALAAGLSGAVQSSGLVITAGLAEIVAGSIAMGLGGYLAGRTEVDHYAAELAREHEEVRTVPDVEHREVQELFVEMGLSEATATQATNELVKDPEQWVKFMMKYELGLEQPDPKQAFKSAITIAGAYAVGGLIPLSAYFLTATPHAGLLWSGLITLVCLLVFGFFKSRMTGQAPIAGAIKMAATGAAAAAAAFYVARLVQGQSI is encoded by the coding sequence ATGAATCCCATCACTGCGCCTGCGGCCGAAAAGCACCTCACCAGCTCGGCTATTTTGCAGGATATAGTTATCGGCCTCTCCGATGGCCTCACCGTGCCCTTTGCCCTGGCGGCGGGTTTGAGTGGGGCCGTGCAGTCGTCGGGCCTCGTCATCACGGCGGGGCTGGCCGAAATAGTGGCTGGCTCTATTGCAATGGGGCTGGGTGGCTACCTGGCCGGCCGCACCGAAGTCGACCACTACGCGGCCGAGCTGGCCCGTGAGCACGAGGAGGTTCGCACCGTGCCCGACGTCGAGCACCGGGAGGTGCAGGAGCTGTTCGTCGAGATGGGTCTTTCCGAAGCAACTGCCACCCAGGCTACCAATGAGCTTGTGAAAGACCCTGAGCAGTGGGTCAAGTTTATGATGAAGTATGAGCTGGGCCTTGAGCAGCCCGACCCCAAGCAGGCTTTCAAGAGCGCTATTACCATCGCCGGGGCCTACGCCGTAGGCGGCCTCATTCCGCTCAGCGCGTATTTCCTGACTGCCACTCCGCACGCGGGCTTGCTGTGGTCGGGGCTGATTACGCTGGTTTGCCTGCTCGTATTTGGTTTTTTCAAGAGCCGCATGACCGGTCAGGCACCCATTGCCGGCGCAATAAAGATGGCGGCTACCGGAGCTGCTGCCGCCGCCGCAGCCTTTTATGTAGCCCGGCTGGTGCAGGGGCAAAGCATCTAG
- a CDS encoding DUF3570 domain-containing protein — protein sequence MRKLILLALICTAPLAAFAQATPTPNRLDGSGISPVNASQLPTPARYGETEVDILGSYYQQNGDHSAVEGGIGSQHLTDTAPTILLNVPLDSTTRLSANVGIDYYASASSDKIDQVMSSPSASDVRYHADFGLSHLLADKLTTLGAGAGVSKEYDYLSFNLVGSWARTSLDGNRQLSVSGQAFFDQIKLVTPAELRVGGTRNHNYGSDTRQSFTLSLVYAQVLSKRLQASVSVEPVVQRGLLSTPFQRVYFKDRPDANGQLGTLGTALAEVLPRLRYKYPASLRLTYYATDLVQLRGFYRFYNDNFGIRAHTFELEVPVKVSPFFTLYPFYRYHTQTAADYFAPYLAHVSTEEYFTSDYDLSAFSANKVGLGFRYAPLYGLGRFKAPFGGRITKFKSLDLRYGYYRQSTGLTANVVSADLSFTMP from the coding sequence GTGAGAAAGCTAATCCTCCTTGCGCTCATTTGCACGGCCCCGCTTGCTGCCTTTGCTCAGGCTACACCCACGCCCAACCGCCTCGATGGCTCAGGTATTTCACCCGTCAACGCGTCGCAACTGCCCACGCCGGCCCGCTACGGCGAAACGGAAGTGGATATATTGGGTAGCTACTACCAGCAAAACGGCGACCACAGCGCCGTGGAAGGCGGTATTGGCAGCCAGCACCTTACCGATACGGCGCCGACCATCCTGCTCAACGTGCCGCTCGACTCTACCACGCGCCTCTCGGCTAATGTCGGCATCGACTACTACGCCTCGGCCTCTTCCGATAAAATCGACCAGGTGATGTCGTCGCCCTCGGCTTCCGACGTGCGTTACCATGCCGATTTTGGCCTCTCGCACCTGCTGGCCGATAAGCTTACCACGCTGGGGGCCGGTGCGGGCGTGTCGAAAGAGTATGACTATCTGTCGTTTAACCTGGTTGGCTCCTGGGCGCGCACTTCGCTCGATGGCAACCGCCAGCTAAGCGTGAGCGGCCAGGCATTCTTCGACCAGATAAAGCTCGTAACCCCCGCCGAGCTGCGGGTGGGCGGCACGCGCAACCACAACTATGGCTCCGACACCCGCCAGAGCTTCACGCTGTCGCTCGTTTATGCGCAGGTGCTCAGCAAGCGCCTGCAGGCTTCCGTCAGCGTAGAGCCGGTGGTGCAGCGCGGGTTGCTGAGCACGCCGTTTCAGCGGGTGTACTTTAAAGACCGGCCCGATGCCAATGGCCAGCTCGGCACGCTCGGTACGGCCCTGGCCGAGGTGCTGCCGCGCCTGCGCTACAAGTACCCGGCCAGCCTGCGCCTAACGTACTACGCCACCGACCTGGTGCAGCTGCGCGGCTTTTACCGCTTCTACAACGACAATTTTGGCATCCGGGCCCACACTTTCGAGCTGGAAGTGCCGGTGAAGGTGAGTCCTTTCTTTACGCTCTACCCGTTTTATCGCTACCATACCCAAACGGCCGCCGACTACTTTGCGCCCTATCTGGCGCACGTTTCGACAGAAGAGTATTTCACCTCCGACTACGACCTGTCGGCCTTTTCGGCTAATAAAGTCGGCCTGGGCTTCCGCTACGCGCCGCTTTATGGGCTGGGCCGCTTCAAAGCGCCGTTTGGGGGCCGCATCACCAAGTTTAAGTCATTGGATTTGCGCTATGGCTACTATCGTCAAAGCACCGGCCTCACGGCCAACGTAGTAAGCGCCGACCTGTCTTTCACCATGCCCTAA
- a CDS encoding DUF4266 domain-containing protein: protein MRYSVVFRPALLGLLLAGSAALPSCVSVAAYQKAYLNDEDMKLATKKVETPEVNFESYREGAGGANGGKVGGGCGCN, encoded by the coding sequence ATGAGATATTCTGTTGTTTTTCGCCCGGCGCTGCTGGGTTTGCTGCTGGCAGGCAGTGCCGCACTGCCCAGCTGCGTTTCGGTAGCCGCCTACCAGAAAGCTTACCTCAACGACGAGGATATGAAGCTCGCAACGAAAAAAGTTGAAACCCCGGAAGTAAACTTTGAAAGCTACCGTGAAGGCGCCGGCGGCGCCAATGGGGGCAAAGTAGGCGGTGGCTGCGGCTGCAATTAA